One window from the genome of Enterobacteriaceae bacterium Kacie_13 encodes:
- a CDS encoding D-cysteine desulfhydrase: MPAQISLLKNRLDAFDRLDLLGNSTPLEKLHRLSEHVGRDIYIKRDDVTPLAMGGNKLRKLEYLVADALAEGADTLVTAGAIQSNHVRQTAAVAAKLGLKCVALLENPIGTAEANYLTNGNRLLLDLFNVEVVMCDALYDPMAQLAEQAERLEAQGFRPYVVPVGGSNALGALGYVQCALEIAEQSSASFVDFSAVVVASGSAGTHAGLAVALSHLMPDTALIGVTVSRKAHEQRPKVEAIAREVAAQLQLEENVPPIILWDEYFAPRYGEPNEAGMEAVKLLAEQEAMLLDPVYTGKAMAGLLDGIERGLFPDDGPILFIHTGGAPALFAYHPFV; this comes from the coding sequence GTGCCTGCTCAAATTTCATTACTTAAAAACCGGCTGGATGCCTTTGATCGTCTCGATTTACTGGGCAACAGCACGCCGCTGGAAAAATTACATCGCCTTTCAGAACACGTTGGCCGCGACATATACATCAAGCGTGACGACGTCACTCCGCTGGCGATGGGCGGTAACAAGCTGAGAAAGCTGGAATATCTGGTTGCCGATGCACTGGCCGAGGGGGCGGATACGCTGGTGACCGCCGGCGCTATTCAGTCAAACCACGTGCGCCAGACCGCCGCCGTGGCTGCAAAGCTCGGGCTCAAGTGCGTCGCGCTGCTGGAAAACCCGATTGGCACCGCTGAGGCAAATTATCTGACCAACGGTAACCGTCTTTTGCTGGACCTGTTTAACGTTGAAGTGGTGATGTGCGATGCCCTGTACGATCCGATGGCGCAGCTGGCTGAGCAGGCAGAGCGTCTGGAAGCACAGGGTTTCCGTCCTTACGTGGTGCCGGTCGGTGGCTCAAATGCATTAGGCGCGCTGGGCTACGTGCAGTGTGCGCTGGAAATTGCAGAGCAGTCTTCCGCCAGCTTTGTGGATTTCAGTGCCGTAGTGGTGGCGTCCGGCAGTGCCGGTACACATGCCGGTCTGGCGGTGGCACTGAGCCATCTGATGCCGGATACCGCCCTGATTGGCGTGACAGTGTCACGAAAAGCGCATGAGCAACGTCCGAAAGTGGAAGCGATCGCCCGGGAAGTCGCTGCCCAATTGCAGCTGGAAGAAAACGTTCCACCGATTATTTTGTGGGATGAGTACTTCGCGCCGCGTTACGGCGAGCCGAACGAAGCGGGTATGGAGGCGGTTAAACTGCTGGCCGAACAGGAAGCGATGTTGCTCGACCCGGTATACACCGGTAAAGCAATGGCGGGTTTACTCGATGGCATCGAACGCGGACTCTTCCCGGACGACGGCCCGATCCTGTTTATTCACACCGGCGGAGCGCCTGCGCTGTTTGCCTATCACCCGTTTGTATAG
- the fliZ gene encoding flagella biosynthesis regulatory protein FliZ — translation MPAGIKTRPLSRYLKDFKHSQTHCSQCAKELDRMALVFRGQIINKEAIAKMDQPIDDDVWHNLSQELTALCRFCSEISCNSHSSYFDIMAFKQYLFEQTEMNHSTVREYVVRLRRLDEILSASNYPLDKLKGESIHQRIISDVPVAAHDNYRIALRKYDQYLAWQKSA, via the coding sequence ATGCCAGCGGGAATCAAAACAAGGCCTTTAAGCCGTTATCTTAAAGATTTTAAACATAGTCAAACTCATTGCTCACAGTGTGCAAAAGAACTCGACAGGATGGCACTGGTGTTTCGCGGGCAAATCATCAATAAAGAGGCCATCGCCAAGATGGACCAGCCTATTGATGACGACGTGTGGCACAACCTGTCGCAAGAACTGACCGCGCTGTGTCGTTTTTGCAGTGAGATTAGCTGTAACAGCCATTCGTCGTATTTCGACATCATGGCGTTTAAGCAATATCTGTTTGAACAGACTGAAATGAATCACAGCACGGTGCGCGAGTACGTTGTCCGCCTCCGCCGTCTGGATGAGATTTTATCTGCCAGCAACTATCCTCTCGATAAACTGAAAGGGGAGAGTATCCATCAGCGCATCATCAGTGATGTGCCGGTGGCGGCGCACGATAACTACCGTATTGCCCTGCGCAAATACGATCAGTATCTGGCCTGGCAGAAATCCGCCTGA